Proteins encoded within one genomic window of Desulfonatronospira thiodismutans ASO3-1:
- a CDS encoding TonB-dependent receptor, giving the protein MKKALVFLMMGVFLAGTTAAWAQEEPAQAEEVMMDEVVVTATRFERETEKVPAKVTIIDREDIEKSGAHNVPEVLRNLGGVHVRDMDGNRMNQTLDMGGFGEGSQHRTAVLINGRRLNPVDLSNVRWSTISLDMVERIEVMHGGNAVLYGDNAMGGVINIITRRPEEGVQGDVEASVGSFDTFGTRAAVNMGRDRFGMVVGVNHYQSDGYRDRSEVENYGLFTRLEADPTDALRIYGEVDANKAEYEIPGALTRQQKRDDRKQAQPDDPAWGIFREDDKTNDQDLALSFGLESDVSEYGILDMQFTYHQQDRERTMDGLYSEFDINTWGFTPKYILDRPLGKMDNRLTLGLDFYRTEYDADFVDMGNEFDHVQRSWSGYLQNELELLDNLVLNLGARYQDTDYRLKKKGLSRETTGDPEWAWNAGLAYSFWEHSKIYARAYQAFRYPLVDEYMILSTGDVNMDLEHETQQGYEAGVGWDFRNVLQLDLRGFYFTVDDEIVYDNIKEMNINLNETEHKGGDLDITYKVMDKVRLFASVGYIDAKITSGDHDGNTIPLVPEWKGHAGVELGRFNGILFGLQSNYVGERYYGNDYDNVLDKMSSYNTWDAYLSYKRNQWEFFGHAKNLFGETYSDEAFYNEWDDRYSYYPQPEEEYMVGVRYKF; this is encoded by the coding sequence ATGAAAAAGGCTCTTGTTTTCCTGATGATGGGCGTGTTTCTGGCCGGGACCACTGCAGCCTGGGCCCAGGAGGAACCGGCCCAGGCAGAAGAGGTCATGATGGATGAAGTGGTGGTTACCGCTACCAGGTTCGAGCGGGAAACGGAAAAGGTGCCGGCCAAGGTGACCATCATTGACCGGGAGGATATTGAAAAAAGCGGGGCGCATAACGTGCCGGAAGTTTTGCGTAATCTGGGAGGAGTCCATGTCCGGGACATGGATGGCAACCGTATGAATCAGACCCTGGACATGGGCGGATTCGGCGAAGGGTCGCAACACCGCACAGCAGTACTCATCAACGGCCGCAGGCTCAATCCCGTTGACCTGAGCAATGTTCGCTGGAGCACCATTTCCCTGGACATGGTGGAGCGTATCGAGGTCATGCACGGGGGCAACGCAGTGCTTTACGGGGACAACGCCATGGGTGGTGTGATCAATATTATTACCAGAAGGCCGGAAGAGGGAGTCCAAGGGGATGTGGAAGCAAGCGTGGGCAGCTTTGACACCTTCGGGACCCGGGCTGCAGTGAACATGGGTCGAGACAGATTCGGCATGGTGGTTGGGGTGAATCACTATCAGAGCGACGGCTACCGGGACCGCTCCGAGGTGGAGAATTATGGCCTGTTCACAAGGCTGGAGGCTGATCCGACAGATGCTTTAAGAATTTACGGCGAAGTAGATGCCAACAAAGCAGAGTATGAGATTCCTGGAGCCCTGACCAGGCAACAAAAACGTGATGACCGAAAACAGGCACAGCCTGATGATCCGGCTTGGGGGATTTTTAGAGAAGACGACAAAACAAACGACCAGGATCTTGCCCTGTCTTTCGGCCTGGAATCGGATGTATCTGAATACGGAATTCTGGATATGCAGTTCACCTATCACCAGCAGGATCGAGAAAGAACTATGGATGGGCTGTATTCTGAATTCGATATCAATACCTGGGGTTTTACTCCCAAGTATATTCTGGACAGACCGTTGGGAAAAATGGACAACAGGCTTACACTGGGGCTTGATTTTTATCGCACAGAATATGACGCAGACTTTGTCGATATGGGTAATGAGTTCGATCATGTTCAGAGAAGCTGGAGCGGTTATCTGCAAAATGAACTGGAGCTGCTTGATAATCTGGTGCTGAACCTTGGAGCCAGGTATCAGGATACTGACTACAGGCTCAAGAAGAAAGGACTCAGCAGGGAAACAACAGGCGATCCAGAATGGGCCTGGAATGCCGGCCTGGCCTATTCCTTCTGGGAGCACTCCAAGATCTATGCCCGGGCATACCAGGCCTTCCGCTATCCCCTGGTTGATGAATACATGATTCTATCCACCGGGGATGTTAATATGGATCTGGAGCACGAAACACAGCAGGGCTATGAAGCAGGAGTAGGCTGGGATTTTCGGAATGTGCTTCAATTAGATCTGCGAGGATTTTATTTCACTGTTGATGATGAGATAGTTTACGACAATATAAAAGAAATGAATATTAATCTTAACGAAACTGAGCATAAGGGGGGCGATCTGGATATAACCTACAAAGTCATGGACAAAGTGAGACTTTTTGCCTCTGTGGGATATATTGATGCAAAAATCACCTCAGGCGATCATGATGGCAATACCATTCCTTTAGTTCCTGAATGGAAAGGACATGCAGGTGTTGAACTTGGAAGGTTTAACGGAATACTGTTCGGGCTTCAGAGCAATTATGTAGGCGAAAGATATTATGGAAATGACTATGACAACGTGTTAGATAAAATGTCATCTTACAACACCTGGGATGCATATCTGTCTTATAAGCGCAATCAATGGGAGTTTTTCGGACATGCCAAGAACCTTTTTGGCGAAACGTACTCAGATGAAGCCTTCTATAATGAGTGGGATGATCGGTACAGCTACTATCCTCAGCCGGAAGAGGAATACATGGTTGGAGTACGGTATAAATTTTAG
- a CDS encoding MotA/TolQ/ExbB proton channel family protein: MYDYFVSGGPVMYPLLACSIIALTVTIERVIFWTLVHVRRDPALVDEVLDLYRLEDWESIKQKVSGSRDFVIRVLVSGILHRDFSMGKAMESAAGEEIKRMQRFNGVLDTMITVAPLLGILGTVIGIIHSFDILGQTGGIEEPREVTAGIAQALITTATGLVIAILALFPFKFFSSRVEDAAAIMERYATSLEIVHEKQQQGAARQEQV; the protein is encoded by the coding sequence ATGTATGATTACTTTGTAAGCGGCGGGCCGGTAATGTATCCATTGCTGGCCTGCTCCATCATAGCTCTCACAGTGACCATAGAAAGGGTCATTTTCTGGACCCTGGTGCACGTGCGCCGTGATCCGGCCCTGGTGGACGAGGTCCTGGATCTCTACCGCCTGGAGGACTGGGAGTCCATCAAACAGAAGGTGTCCGGTTCCAGAGATTTTGTAATCCGGGTACTGGTAAGCGGCATCCTGCACCGGGACTTTTCCATGGGCAAGGCCATGGAGTCGGCCGCCGGGGAGGAGATCAAGCGCATGCAGCGTTTCAACGGTGTCCTGGATACCATGATCACCGTGGCTCCCCTTCTGGGTATCCTGGGTACAGTGATAGGCATTATTCATTCCTTTGATATTCTGGGGCAGACCGGTGGCATAGAAGAGCCAAGGGAAGTGACCGCAGGCATCGCCCAGGCGCTTATCACCACAGCCACGGGGCTGGTCATTGCCATCCTGGCCCTTTTCCCGTTCAAGTTTTTCAGCAGCCGGGTTGAGGATGCAGCCGCCATCATGGAAAGATACGCCACCAGCCTGGAGATCGTGCATGAAAAACAGCAGCAGGGGGCAGCGAGGCAGGAGCAGGTCTGA
- a CDS encoding ExbD/TolR family protein, with protein MKLNRPLLKQARIEMLPLIDIIFLVLVVFIYAMLSMAVHRSLPVDLPLSSAVEIDPDVRLTITVQADRSIYLDKEPVNLDELTSLLQDKVAAGKDPEVTLVADQDLVYQQLFAVLDRIKEAGIANISLQAEEASQP; from the coding sequence ATGAAGCTGAACCGTCCCTTGCTGAAGCAGGCGCGTATCGAGATGCTGCCTTTAATTGATATCATTTTCCTGGTCCTGGTGGTATTCATCTATGCCATGCTGTCCATGGCCGTGCACCGAAGCCTCCCTGTGGATCTGCCTCTTTCTTCAGCCGTGGAAATCGATCCTGATGTACGCCTGACCATTACGGTCCAGGCGGACAGAAGCATTTACCTGGATAAGGAACCCGTAAACCTGGATGAACTAACGAGTCTGCTGCAGGACAAGGTGGCTGCCGGAAAAGACCCCGAAGTCACCCTGGTGGCGGATCAGGACTTAGTTTATCAGCAGCTTTTTGCTGTACTGGACCGCATCAAGGAAGCAGGCATTGCCAATATCTCCCTGCAGGCGGAGGAAGCCTCACAGCCATGA
- a CDS encoding energy transducer TonB, translating to MKRLAVAVLLALFAHGLLLLTGDFQMKQRAGRDADEPKRISVSLEHYTPHEQGQTEEVSDHEFELPEEPDESEDPEESETEKKPPQEPVEEELPRQPEPEKKQPEEETRVKQAQALQEAEAAHEAESGPEQEEKTREADVQKPEDRTSALNASPVPQEPAGAPRMISQAALEAHEALDEYISEAGREDEELQMARPLYRENTPPEYPRRARQRNQQGKVILEVLVNSRGRVEEMEVAESSGYSILDRAAKDAVRDWVFEPGRRGEQSVDTRVRVPVRFELQ from the coding sequence ATGAAAAGACTTGCCGTGGCAGTCCTTCTGGCATTATTTGCCCATGGCCTGCTTTTGTTGACTGGAGACTTTCAGATGAAGCAAAGAGCCGGCCGGGACGCGGATGAACCAAAGCGTATTTCAGTCAGCCTGGAGCACTATACGCCTCATGAACAAGGGCAGACAGAAGAAGTCTCTGACCATGAGTTTGAACTGCCAGAAGAGCCAGATGAGTCAGAAGATCCAGAGGAATCAGAGACTGAAAAAAAGCCCCCCCAGGAGCCGGTGGAGGAAGAACTGCCCCGGCAGCCTGAGCCGGAAAAAAAGCAGCCTGAGGAAGAGACCCGTGTAAAGCAGGCTCAGGCATTGCAGGAGGCAGAGGCTGCTCATGAGGCTGAATCCGGGCCTGAGCAGGAGGAAAAGACCCGGGAAGCAGACGTACAAAAACCTGAAGACAGAACTTCCGCTCTAAATGCCAGCCCGGTTCCCCAGGAGCCGGCCGGTGCTCCCAGAATGATAAGCCAGGCAGCTCTCGAGGCCCATGAAGCCTTAGATGAATACATATCCGAGGCAGGCCGGGAAGATGAAGAACTGCAAATGGCCCGTCCCCTGTACCGGGAAAATACGCCTCCAGAGTATCCGCGCCGGGCCAGGCAGAGGAACCAGCAGGGAAAGGTAATCCTGGAGGTCCTGGTCAACAGCCGGGGACGGGTGGAGGAAATGGAAGTGGCTGAATCCAGCGGTTACTCCATTCTGGACCGGGCAGCCAAAGATGCTGTCCGGGACTGGGTTTTTGAACCAGGACGCAGGGGGGAGCAGTCGGTAGATACCCGGGTCAGGGTGCCGGTTAGATTTGAACTGCAGTAA
- a CDS encoding ABC transporter substrate-binding protein produces MAGRTVLVPEEPERIVALAPSITELVFALDKEENLKGAVQYSDYPSRAEKLPRVGSYARPDVERIVRLEPDLVLAIRDGNPRQTIDRLEGMDIPVFTLDSDNLEEIMQSISALGLALNAEGRAGELVRDMQERLDQVQEKVAPAESRPSVFFQADAGPIIGAGASTFIDEMIHLAGGTNALAHKERYPRLGWEDILRLDPDVAVIASMSGGKDAHELTAAWQRWPQLRAVQQERVHVVDADVFERPTLRLLDGLEILAGLIHPQLFPDYNAY; encoded by the coding sequence ATGGCCGGGAGGACAGTGCTGGTCCCGGAAGAGCCGGAGCGGATCGTGGCCCTTGCTCCGAGCATCACTGAGCTCGTCTTTGCCCTGGACAAGGAAGAAAATCTCAAAGGGGCAGTCCAGTACAGCGACTATCCCTCCAGGGCCGAAAAACTGCCCCGGGTGGGATCTTATGCCCGCCCTGACGTAGAGCGCATCGTCCGCCTGGAGCCGGACCTGGTCCTGGCCATTCGCGACGGCAATCCCAGGCAGACCATAGACCGCCTGGAAGGGATGGATATTCCGGTGTTCACCCTGGACTCGGACAATCTGGAGGAGATCATGCAGAGCATTTCCGCCCTGGGCCTGGCCCTGAACGCTGAAGGCCGGGCCGGGGAGCTTGTCCGGGATATGCAGGAGCGCCTGGACCAGGTGCAGGAAAAAGTCGCACCAGCTGAAAGCAGGCCTTCGGTGTTTTTTCAGGCCGATGCCGGACCCATCATAGGGGCCGGGGCATCAACTTTTATCGACGAGATGATCCATCTGGCCGGAGGAACAAACGCCCTGGCCCACAAAGAGCGCTATCCCCGTCTGGGATGGGAGGATATCCTCAGACTTGATCCTGATGTGGCGGTGATAGCCTCCATGTCCGGAGGCAAGGACGCCCACGAGTTGACCGCCGCATGGCAGAGATGGCCTCAGCTTAGGGCTGTGCAGCAGGAAAGGGTGCATGTGGTGGATGCTGACGTGTTTGAGCGTCCCACCCTTAGACTTCTGGACGGCCTGGAAATCCTGGCCGGGCTTATCCATCCTCAACTGTTTCCAGATTATAATGCATACTGA
- a CDS encoding FecCD family ABC transporter permease has translation MHTEFTPVARKLLLSILILGGMLIISSSLGLGFGSTGSMLGSLGEVFFRPQEADQVAAAIIKEIRLPRVVLAAAVGGTLALGGLVFQALLRNPLAEPYILGISGGSAVGAILGMFAGLAAFPGVSMSAFAGSMLTLGLVLILAGGRSPLRRDSLILGGVMMNAFFGAMIMFLISLSQDAQMRSILFWLMGDLSMISPQQLPVLLMVLPGMAVILVLARPMNLLLMGRDTAASMGVNVRLVTLALLVFTSLMVSVAVSQSGLIGFVGLAVPHIFRLILGPDHRLLIPACLLGGASYLILCDLLARTLPPEGEMPVGVVTALIGAPLFIYLLWRSRR, from the coding sequence ATGCATACTGAGTTTACCCCGGTTGCCCGGAAACTGCTCCTTTCAATTCTGATTCTGGGGGGCATGCTGATAATTAGCTCCTCCCTGGGACTGGGTTTCGGATCCACAGGCAGCATGCTGGGCTCCCTGGGAGAGGTGTTTTTCCGGCCGCAGGAGGCGGACCAGGTGGCTGCGGCCATTATCAAAGAGATCCGTCTTCCCCGGGTGGTCCTGGCTGCAGCGGTGGGAGGGACCCTGGCTCTGGGCGGGCTGGTCTTTCAGGCTCTGCTGCGCAATCCCCTGGCTGAGCCGTATATCCTGGGCATTTCCGGAGGCTCGGCCGTAGGGGCCATCCTGGGCATGTTCGCCGGGCTGGCCGCTTTCCCCGGAGTATCCATGAGTGCTTTTGCCGGAAGCATGCTTACCCTGGGCCTGGTCTTAATCCTGGCCGGGGGGCGCTCTCCTTTGCGCAGGGATTCCCTGATCCTGGGCGGAGTAATGATGAACGCCTTTTTCGGGGCCATGATCATGTTTCTCATCTCCCTGTCCCAGGATGCCCAGATGCGCAGCATCCTGTTCTGGCTCATGGGGGACCTGTCCATGATCAGTCCGCAGCAGCTGCCGGTGCTGCTGATGGTGCTGCCTGGCATGGCGGTGATCTTAGTGCTGGCCCGGCCCATGAATCTTTTGCTCATGGGCCGGGACACGGCCGCTTCCATGGGGGTCAATGTCCGCCTGGTCACCCTGGCCCTTCTGGTCTTTACCTCGCTCATGGTCAGCGTGGCTGTAAGCCAGTCCGGGCTTATAGGATTTGTAGGCCTGGCTGTGCCGCATATATTCCGGCTCATCCTGGGACCGGACCATCGCCTGCTCATACCGGCCTGCCTGCTGGGCGGGGCTTCCTATCTCATCCTCTGCGATCTTCTGGCCCGCACCCTGCCCCCTGAAGGAGAGATGCCCGTGGGCGTGGTCACCGCCCTTATCGGTGCTCCCCTGTTTATCTATCTCCTGTGGAGGTCCAGGAGATGA
- a CDS encoding ABC transporter ATP-binding protein — translation MNAVKISGVSFSRAGQHILQDISMEAGEGEFLAIIGPNGAGKTTLLRLAAGLEQPDSGCVQMLGRAVSSYTRREFAAQVALVPQEVPLEMPFKVAETVLLGRSPHLGLWEMEGEKDRQLALQAMQNMGVEHLAGRRLDQLSGGERQRVFIARAICQQPRVLLLDEPTASLDPAHQVGIMDLLEGLCREQGVSVIMVSHELNLAAMYADRMLLLSRGRTAGTGAPHEVLTRELLEKSYGCRIMVDENPLGKVPRMMPVPEKYGK, via the coding sequence ATGAACGCGGTGAAAATTTCAGGAGTCAGTTTCAGCCGGGCCGGACAGCATATCCTGCAGGATATCAGCATGGAAGCCGGGGAAGGAGAATTCCTGGCCATAATCGGACCCAACGGCGCAGGCAAGACCACCCTGCTGCGCCTGGCTGCCGGCCTGGAGCAACCGGACAGTGGATGCGTGCAAATGCTGGGCAGGGCCGTATCCTCTTATACGCGCAGGGAGTTTGCGGCCCAAGTGGCCCTGGTGCCCCAGGAAGTGCCCTTAGAGATGCCATTCAAGGTGGCCGAGACCGTGCTTCTGGGGAGATCGCCGCATCTTGGACTGTGGGAGATGGAAGGGGAAAAGGACCGCCAGTTGGCCTTGCAGGCCATGCAGAACATGGGGGTGGAGCATCTGGCCGGGCGGCGTCTGGATCAGCTGAGCGGGGGGGAACGCCAGAGGGTGTTCATTGCCCGGGCCATCTGCCAGCAGCCCCGGGTGCTTCTGCTGGACGAGCCCACCGCTTCCCTGGATCCGGCGCACCAGGTGGGCATAATGGATCTGCTGGAAGGATTGTGCCGGGAGCAGGGCGTGAGCGTAATCATGGTTTCCCATGAGCTGAACCTGGCGGCCATGTATGCAGACCGGATGCTTCTTTTAAGCAGGGGCAGGACCGCCGGGACGGGTGCGCCCCATGAGGTGCTCACCCGGGAACTCTTAGAAAAGAGCTACGGCTGCCGGATCATGGTGGATGAAAATCCCCTGGGCAAAGTTCCCCGGATGATGCCCGTGCCTGAAAAATACGGAAAGTAA
- a CDS encoding DUF2325 domain-containing protein translates to MTAAVIGGMDRLQPHYQKTARKAGYKIKMFTGTENTITERLGSIDLMIIFTNKVSHSARKNAFEAARSENIPVIMCHSCGVSTLRDCLNNPKPDCPMKG, encoded by the coding sequence ATGACCGCAGCAGTTATCGGAGGAATGGACAGGCTGCAGCCTCATTACCAGAAGACAGCCAGGAAGGCCGGGTACAAAATCAAAATGTTCACCGGGACGGAAAACACCATCACTGAGCGGCTTGGCAGCATAGACCTGATGATAATATTCACCAACAAGGTCTCTCACAGCGCCCGCAAAAACGCTTTTGAAGCGGCCAGGTCCGAAAATATCCCGGTTATAATGTGCCACTCCTGCGGGGTCTCCACTCTGCGGGACTGCCTGAATAATCCAAAGCCGGACTGTCCCATGAAGGGATAA
- a CDS encoding ATP-binding protein codes for MQFLDSWLKDSRRKPLVIRGARQVGKSTLVQLFAKEYGKDLLELNLERYPELSEIFNTKDPDHIIQQIEFLPGMKQVSQNSLLFLDEIQSVPEAIPALRYFYEDKPWLPVLSAGSLLEFVLSDHSFSMPVGRIQYLHMGPMTFSEFLMGIGEEKLGSFILNYEPGQSIGEIVHGRLLSLLRSYYFVGGMPEAVSVFAATKSYKQVSRVHNSVLETYLEDFPKYIGSRNLNRMRRVFHFIARNVGRKIKYSNISFEDQSGTLKKDIDLLSMARVIGKVIRSHCSGLPLHADIDEKVYKPLFLDVGLMNAVCGLDWRAVSQMDDAQLINEGAIAEQFAGQHLQNMFSDALNQELTYWLRQGRSSNAELDFVVQTGGHIIPVEVKAGAAGSLKSLHQFMGSKEAPLAVRLDASFPSVTRIDTKISTGKTFRRVQYPLLSLPLYLIERLGTVAAYYCENQE; via the coding sequence TTGCAATTTCTGGATAGCTGGCTCAAGGACAGCAGACGAAAGCCCCTGGTCATCCGCGGCGCCCGTCAGGTCGGCAAGTCTACGCTTGTTCAGCTGTTTGCAAAAGAATATGGCAAGGATTTGCTTGAGTTAAACTTAGAGCGCTATCCAGAATTATCCGAAATATTTAATACCAAAGACCCTGATCATATTATCCAGCAGATTGAATTTCTGCCGGGAATGAAACAAGTCAGTCAAAATTCCCTGCTTTTTCTGGATGAGATTCAGTCTGTTCCCGAGGCGATTCCGGCATTACGGTATTTTTACGAAGACAAGCCCTGGTTGCCTGTTTTAAGTGCCGGGTCTTTGCTGGAGTTTGTCTTGTCCGACCATTCTTTCTCCATGCCTGTAGGCCGAATACAGTATCTGCATATGGGGCCCATGACATTTTCTGAATTTCTGATGGGCATTGGGGAAGAAAAGCTTGGTTCCTTTATACTTAATTATGAGCCGGGCCAATCCATAGGAGAGATTGTTCATGGACGACTGCTGAGTTTGCTGCGTTCTTATTACTTTGTAGGCGGAATGCCCGAAGCAGTATCAGTTTTTGCTGCAACCAAGAGCTATAAGCAGGTCAGCCGGGTTCACAATTCCGTTCTCGAAACCTATCTTGAAGATTTCCCAAAATATATCGGTTCAAGAAATTTGAACCGCATGCGCAGAGTATTTCACTTTATTGCCAGAAATGTCGGAAGAAAGATAAAGTACAGTAATATCTCTTTTGAAGACCAGAGCGGTACTTTGAAAAAAGACATTGATCTTTTATCCATGGCCCGGGTCATAGGCAAGGTAATACGCAGTCATTGTTCCGGACTACCGCTTCATGCAGATATTGATGAGAAAGTATATAAACCACTTTTCCTGGATGTCGGCTTGATGAATGCTGTTTGCGGACTTGACTGGAGAGCGGTTTCTCAAATGGATGATGCGCAGCTGATCAATGAAGGGGCCATTGCCGAACAATTCGCAGGGCAGCACTTACAGAACATGTTTTCGGATGCGCTGAACCAGGAATTGACCTATTGGCTCCGTCAGGGCCGGTCTTCAAACGCTGAACTTGACTTTGTGGTGCAGACCGGTGGGCATATTATTCCCGTGGAAGTCAAAGCCGGCGCTGCAGGGTCACTTAAGTCACTGCACCAGTTTATGGGCAGCAAAGAAGCGCCTTTAGCTGTTCGACTGGATGCATCTTTTCCTTCCGTAACCCGGATAGATACCAAAATCAGCACAGGCAAAACCTTCAGGCGGGTTCAATATCCGCTGCTCTCTCTACCACTGTACCTCATCGAACGTCTGGGGACTGTTGCAGCGTATTATTGTGAGAATCAGGAATAG
- a CDS encoding type IV toxin-antitoxin system AbiEi family antitoxin domain-containing protein, translated as MNWIEFKNKMFDLGCFSIHQVYAWQPGFDRNNLVRWTKKGYLVHLRRGWYAFPEYKDKPEFAEYIAGRIYNPSYISLHSALAFYGLIPESVVQITSVTSLKTASFTNEFGEYSYKSVKSDLMFGYFRRPIADGRTTPYATSEKALLDLLYLYPFYNTESELLELRLDGDILRTHWDRRTWLTMGKSFQCARLEKRMQLLEKVYNL; from the coding sequence ATGAACTGGATTGAATTCAAAAACAAAATGTTTGACCTTGGCTGTTTCAGTATCCATCAGGTATATGCGTGGCAGCCGGGATTTGATCGCAACAACCTGGTCCGGTGGACAAAAAAGGGGTACCTGGTACATCTGCGGCGTGGATGGTACGCCTTTCCTGAATACAAGGACAAGCCGGAATTCGCCGAATATATCGCCGGCAGAATCTATAACCCCTCCTACATCAGTCTGCACTCGGCACTCGCATTTTATGGCTTGATTCCCGAATCCGTGGTCCAAATAACCAGCGTCACCTCACTGAAAACCGCCTCATTTACCAACGAATTCGGTGAGTACTCCTACAAAAGCGTCAAGAGCGATTTGATGTTCGGCTATTTCCGCCGCCCAATTGCAGACGGTCGGACAACCCCCTATGCGACCAGTGAGAAGGCGCTGCTGGACCTGCTCTATCTGTATCCCTTCTATAATACAGAGTCCGAGCTTCTCGAACTCCGGCTCGATGGGGATATACTGCGTACGCACTGGGACAGGCGGACATGGCTGACAATGGGAAAGAGCTTTCAATGTGCACGTCTTGAAAAGCGCATGCAATTACTGGAAAAGGTGTATAACCTATGA
- a CDS encoding nucleotidyl transferase AbiEii/AbiGii toxin family protein, with the protein MISIEQLKNYYPASMAENAVFQKHILKEYVQLLTLDYLSSTEHIRKMTFIGGTNLRLTKGIDRFSEDLDFDCKNLIEEDFIRMSDDVLTFLQRSGFKVKARAREKSGLKAFRRSLYFPELLFNLGISGHREARFLLKLEAQDQQTPYEPAMEFIKGCGLFFPFPVPSQAVLCAMKIAAMLDRGKGRDYYDVMFLLSRTEPDYQFLGHRFAIHNLAELKAAVEKSLQAVDMRQKQKDFEHLLFNRDHSRRILHFAEFIRSL; encoded by the coding sequence ATGATCTCAATCGAACAGCTCAAAAATTACTATCCGGCTTCAATGGCTGAGAATGCGGTCTTTCAAAAGCATATCCTCAAAGAGTATGTGCAGCTGTTGACTCTGGATTATCTTTCCTCCACAGAGCACATCCGTAAAATGACCTTTATCGGAGGCACGAACCTGCGTCTGACCAAGGGCATCGATCGTTTCTCCGAAGACTTGGATTTTGACTGCAAAAACCTGATTGAAGAAGACTTCATCCGGATGTCAGATGATGTTCTCACCTTCCTGCAACGCAGTGGGTTTAAAGTTAAGGCCAGAGCCCGAGAAAAGAGCGGGTTGAAGGCGTTTCGACGCAGCCTGTATTTTCCGGAGCTTCTGTTTAACTTAGGCATTTCCGGACATCGCGAAGCGCGATTTCTCCTGAAACTTGAAGCCCAGGATCAGCAGACACCCTATGAGCCGGCTATGGAATTCATCAAGGGCTGCGGTTTGTTTTTCCCATTTCCAGTTCCGTCCCAGGCAGTGCTGTGTGCCATGAAGATAGCCGCCATGCTCGACAGGGGTAAAGGACGTGATTATTACGACGTCATGTTCCTGCTGTCACGGACAGAACCGGATTATCAGTTTCTTGGGCATCGTTTTGCTATTCACAACCTTGCCGAACTTAAGGCTGCTGTTGAAAAGTCACTGCAAGCAGTTGATATGCGCCAAAAACAAAAGGATTTCGAGCACCTTCTTTTTAATCGTGACCACAGCCGGCGTATCCTGCATTTTGCTGAGTTTATACGTTCCCTGTAA
- a CDS encoding glycine/sarcosine N-methyltransferase has protein sequence MYADKEQKEILQSKGCLLTDQYLHDYEDCFVNKWDELIDWEKRAKSEGSFFYDIFRQRNVQSIMDVAAGTGFHSVRFLEQGYRVVSVDGSANMLVQAFENARDKGYILSTVHTDWRRLSFDVQGEYDALICLGNSFTHLFDEHDRRRVLSEFYSKLKPDGVLIVDQRNYDRILDEGYSSKHKYYYCGENVSAEPVQVKDDLVQFEYTFPDASVFHLNMFPLRKAYMQKLLYETGFGSVTTYGDFQETFRGEEPDFYIHVADKGIPDQS, from the coding sequence ATGTACGCAGACAAGGAACAAAAAGAAATATTGCAGAGCAAGGGTTGCTTGCTGACTGATCAATACCTTCACGACTACGAAGACTGCTTTGTAAACAAGTGGGATGAGCTCATAGACTGGGAGAAGAGAGCCAAAAGCGAGGGGTCTTTTTTTTATGATATTTTCAGACAGAGGAATGTGCAGAGCATTATGGACGTGGCCGCCGGCACCGGCTTTCATTCGGTGAGGTTTCTTGAACAGGGCTACAGGGTGGTCAGCGTGGACGGAAGCGCCAACATGCTGGTGCAGGCCTTTGAAAACGCCCGGGACAAAGGATATATCCTGAGCACGGTGCATACGGACTGGAGACGACTCAGCTTTGATGTGCAGGGCGAATACGACGCCCTTATCTGCCTGGGCAATTCCTTTACCCACCTTTTTGATGAACACGACCGGCGCAGGGTGCTGTCCGAATTCTACAGCAAACTCAAGCCGGACGGGGTGCTTATAGTGGACCAGAGAAACTATGACCGTATCCTGGATGAAGGTTATTCCTCCAAACACAAATATTATTACTGCGGCGAGAACGTATCTGCAGAACCGGTGCAGGTGAAGGACGATCTGGTCCAGTTTGAGTATACCTTTCCAGACGCTTCTGTGTTTCATCTGAACATGTTTCCCCTGCGCAAGGCTTACATGCAGAAACTTCTCTACGAGACCGGCTTTGGGTCAGTGACCACTTACGGGGATTTTCAGGAAACCTTCAGAGGCGAGGAACCTGATTTTTATATCCATGTAGCGGATAAAGGCATACCTGACCAGAGCTGA